From the Amycolatopsis thermoflava N1165 genome, one window contains:
- the leuA gene encoding 2-isopropylmalate synthase produces MADLQTSHEPDIDWTGRASPHTFSSWNRQRTSSMPYYRYQPFDRVVGAVSLSSRTWPERRITAAPLWCAVDLRDGNQSLVSPMSPARKRKLFDLLVEMGYKEIEVGFPAASQDDFTFVQEIIEDEAIPGDVRIQVLTQCRKELIERTFEALRGAPEAIVHIYHSTSILQRRVVFRETRAAIKKIAVEAATLVADLAGRDPDTTFHYQYSPESFTGTELSYAAEVCNAVSEVWQPTPERPVIINLPATVEMATPNIYADSIEWMSRNLDHRESVILSLHPHNDRGTAVAAAELGLMAGADRVEGCLFGNGERTGNVDLVTLGMNLYSQGVDPQIDFSDIDRIKATVEHCNQLPVHPRTPWGGDLVYTAFSGSHQDAINKGLKALSTRARRKGVDVEHSRWEVPYLPIDPKDVGRTYEAVIRVNSQSGKGGVAYVMRSEHHLELPRELQIEFSRLVQRRSEATGGEIDPAAMWKLFAGEYLDKRRPWQLVRLDVARSEGSTCTLEANMVNDGADLTIQGTGNGPVAAFFDALAQVGVNLSLLDYQEHALTAGDDAEAAAYVRCLVEGKAVWGVGIAPSIIIASIRAVVSAMNRGRRAERRMRCV; encoded by the coding sequence ATGGCGGATCTGCAGACGAGTCATGAACCCGACATCGACTGGACCGGGCGGGCATCACCGCACACGTTCTCCTCCTGGAACCGACAACGCACGAGCTCCATGCCCTACTACCGGTACCAGCCATTCGATCGGGTGGTGGGAGCGGTGTCGCTTTCGAGCCGGACCTGGCCGGAGCGGCGGATCACGGCTGCACCGCTGTGGTGTGCGGTCGACTTGCGTGACGGCAACCAGTCGCTGGTGAGCCCCATGTCGCCAGCACGAAAGCGCAAACTGTTCGACCTCCTGGTCGAGATGGGATACAAGGAGATCGAGGTCGGATTCCCGGCCGCGAGCCAGGATGACTTCACGTTCGTGCAGGAGATCATCGAGGACGAGGCGATCCCGGGAGACGTTCGCATCCAGGTCCTGACCCAGTGCCGGAAAGAACTGATCGAACGGACCTTCGAAGCTCTCCGCGGCGCACCGGAAGCCATTGTCCACATCTACCATTCCACTTCGATCCTGCAGCGCCGCGTGGTCTTCCGCGAGACGCGGGCGGCGATCAAGAAGATCGCGGTCGAGGCCGCAACACTCGTCGCGGACCTCGCCGGGCGTGACCCCGACACGACGTTCCACTACCAGTATTCGCCGGAATCCTTTACTGGCACCGAACTGTCGTACGCCGCCGAGGTGTGCAACGCCGTGAGCGAAGTCTGGCAACCGACTCCCGAACGACCGGTTATCATCAACCTCCCCGCGACAGTGGAGATGGCCACCCCGAACATCTACGCGGATTCGATCGAGTGGATGTCCAGGAACCTCGATCACCGGGAGTCTGTCATCCTCTCGCTGCACCCGCACAACGACCGTGGTACGGCTGTTGCCGCAGCGGAACTGGGGCTCATGGCCGGTGCCGACCGGGTGGAAGGATGTCTCTTCGGCAACGGAGAGCGCACCGGCAACGTCGATCTGGTCACCCTCGGGATGAACCTGTACAGCCAGGGAGTCGACCCGCAAATCGATTTTTCCGACATTGATCGGATCAAGGCCACGGTAGAGCACTGCAACCAGCTTCCAGTTCATCCCCGGACTCCGTGGGGCGGGGACCTGGTGTACACGGCGTTCTCCGGAAGCCATCAGGACGCGATCAACAAGGGACTCAAGGCCTTGTCCACTCGAGCGAGGAGGAAGGGTGTTGATGTCGAGCATTCCCGGTGGGAGGTCCCCTACCTGCCGATCGACCCGAAAGATGTGGGCCGGACTTACGAGGCTGTCATCCGAGTCAACTCACAGTCCGGCAAGGGGGGCGTCGCTTACGTCATGCGGAGCGAACACCACCTCGAGTTGCCCAGGGAACTCCAGATCGAGTTCTCGCGGTTGGTTCAGCGACGAAGTGAGGCGACCGGCGGGGAGATCGACCCCGCGGCGATGTGGAAGTTGTTCGCCGGCGAATACCTCGACAAGCGGAGGCCATGGCAGCTGGTTCGCCTCGATGTCGCCAGAAGTGAAGGATCGACCTGCACGCTCGAGGCGAATATGGTCAACGATGGCGCCGACCTGACGATCCAAGGCACCGGAAACGGGCCGGTCGCCGCGTTCTTCGACGCGCTCGCCCAGGTCGGTGTGAACCTGAGCTTGCTCGACTACCAGGAACACGCACTCACAGCGGGCGACGACGCCGAGGCGGCGGCTTACGTTCGATGCCTGGTGGAAGGCAAAGCAGTTTGGGGGGTTGGAATCGCCCCATCGATAATCATCGCATCGATCCGCGCCGTCGTCTCGGCGATGAACCGGGGCCGGCGCGCCGAGCGGCGGATGCGCTGCGTTTGA
- a CDS encoding alpha/beta fold hydrolase translates to MFENDGRGNGAQSLVRLRGHGLELAGDFTGPADGPVVVLLHGGGQTRQSWRSAPDKLAGAGFLAARLDARGHGDSDWAPDADYSIDAFADDLRAVAEHLGRPLAIVGASLGGLTALIAAGENPTIACSALVLVDVAPWLDESGRGDIVRFMRIAARGFATLDEAADFLSRMVPHPRRAEFRHSVGRGLRKGADGRFYCRWDPAMMHGANLELMKGTPERFAEAAARLKAPTLLIRGADSNVLSRAHAQRFLGILPNAEYVEVSGVGHTVSGGDNEAFEAAVVRFLRRHL, encoded by the coding sequence ATGTTCGAGAACGACGGAAGAGGAAACGGGGCCCAATCCCTTGTTCGTCTGCGCGGTCATGGGCTGGAGCTTGCGGGTGACTTCACGGGGCCGGCTGACGGCCCCGTTGTCGTGCTCCTGCACGGCGGCGGGCAGACGCGCCAGTCCTGGCGATCCGCACCGGACAAGCTCGCGGGTGCGGGTTTTCTCGCCGCACGGCTGGATGCCCGCGGCCATGGGGACAGTGATTGGGCTCCCGACGCAGATTACTCCATCGATGCGTTCGCTGACGACCTCCGCGCAGTGGCGGAGCACTTGGGGCGACCGCTCGCGATTGTCGGTGCGTCACTCGGCGGGCTGACCGCGTTGATCGCCGCGGGAGAGAACCCGACGATCGCATGCTCCGCGCTCGTCCTGGTCGACGTCGCGCCGTGGCTCGACGAATCCGGCCGAGGTGACATTGTGCGGTTCATGCGGATCGCGGCGCGGGGCTTCGCCACACTCGATGAAGCCGCGGACTTCCTCTCGCGAATGGTCCCGCACCCGCGACGGGCGGAATTCCGTCACAGTGTGGGACGCGGCCTCCGGAAAGGAGCGGACGGCCGGTTCTACTGCCGATGGGATCCGGCCATGATGCACGGTGCAAACTTGGAGCTGATGAAGGGTACTCCGGAACGGTTCGCCGAAGCTGCGGCAAGACTGAAGGCTCCCACCCTGCTTATTCGTGGTGCCGACAGCAACGTACTGAGCCGCGCACATGCGCAACGGTTCCTGGGGATTCTCCCAAATGCCGAGTATGTGGAGGTGTCCGGCGTCGGACACACGGTCTCGGGGGGCGACAACGAGGCGTTCGAGGCAGCCGTGGTGCGGTTTCTCCGGCGTCACCTGTGA